In a single window of the Nicotiana tomentosiformis chromosome 8, ASM39032v3, whole genome shotgun sequence genome:
- the LOC138897949 gene encoding uncharacterized protein, with amino-acid sequence MIEIVHKDGEPKNSSKSVMMIWASESNPVKAPDSAEVMPLTVERVLKKLSALNVKPSVLVMKGPPIDVEANQEKKKVVMPGVPGKPIIIVEGARITPVIIKLVTQLPMVDTKAIPWNYKQVIVTYKGKKVEEEVNETGGLTRSGRCFTPEELRKAKPLKDGHIPVKKTVTEEEAEEFLKKMKMQDYSIVEQLRKTPAQISLLSLLIHSDEHRKALMKILNEAYVPDKIAVNHLEKNTNKIFEANKITFSDDELPMEGIEHNRALYITVKCKDSAVSRVLVDKGSSANICPLSTLQKLKIGTERIHMNNVCVRRFDGGGKDSVGDIMLELSIGPIEFTMEFQVLDVAVSYNLLLGRPWIHAAKAIPSSLHQMVKFEWERQEIVVHGDENLSAYNDTTVPFIEVEDDKGPWVYQTFKTVSVEKIPEGECIPGPKLPSVSVMVANEMLKNGFMPGKGLGSSLQGIAHPVCPRESFGTFGLGFTLTGKDMKKAKNLKRKACYFYAGFNDMTCMRNFQPNLKSQSNSEITIQEVDCDDETEYDEEAAFQEINRELNHFEEKPRPNLNETEAINLGDQDNIGETKISVHLEPQIKEEIIKALFEYRDVFARSYDDMPGLSTDLVVHKFPTDPAFPPVKQKLRKFKTDISVKIKEEITKQLDAKVIRVTRYPTWLANVVPVPQNDGKTRVCVDYRDLNKASPKDNFPLPNIHILIDNCAKHNIGSFMDCYAGYHQILMDKEDAEKTVFITPWGTYCYRLLKKNAAVKWTNECQEAFDNIKSYLSVEFRHIPRIHNEIVDALATLASMLHHPDKTYVDPLHIQVHDQRPYCNVVKEEIDGEPWFHDVKEYIESGIYPAHATGDQKRTIRRLASGFFFSRGILYKRTPDLGLLRCIDAKQASTIMAEVHAGVCEPHMSGYVLAKNILRACYYWLTMERDCISFVRKCHQFQVHGDLIHSSPSELHTMSAPWPFVAWGMDVIGPIEPAASNGHRFILVAIDYFTKWVEAVTFKSVTKKEVVDFVYSNIICRFGIPKVIITDNAANLKSHLMKEVCQQFKIMHRNSTPYRLKANGAVEAANKNIKKILRKMVQGSRQWHEKLPFALLGYHTTIRTSVGATPYLLVYGTEAVIPAEVEIPSLRIVAEAEIDDDEWVKSRLEQLSLIDEK; translated from the exons ATGATCGAGATAGTTCATAAGGATGGGGAGCCTAAGAATTCttccaagtctgtcatgatgatTTGGGCTAGCGAAAGTAACCCAGTTAAAGCTCCAGATTCTGCAGAAGTAATGCCCTTGACAGTTGAAAGAGTGTTGAAGAAGCTAAGCGCGCTCAACGTGAAGCCATCTGTATTAGTTATGAAAGGGCCTCCGATTGATGTTGAAGCGAACCAGGAAAAGAAAAAAGTGGTCATGCCAGGGGTCCCGGGCAAGCCTATCATAATCGTGGAAGGGGCTCGTATTACCCCCGTTATTATTAAGCTAGTGACCCAATTACCAATGGTTGACACAAAAGCCATCCCGTGGAATTACAAACAGGTGATAGTAACATATAAAGGGAAAAaagtagaggaagaagtcaatgaaacCGGAGGACTGACTCGTTCTGGGAGATGTTTTACCCCAGAGGAACTGAGGAAAGCCAAGCCATTAAAGGATGGCCACATCCCAGTAAAGAAGAcggtcaccgaagaagaggctgaagagttcctgaaaaagatgaaaatgcaagactattccattgtgGAGCAGTTAAGGAAAACGccagctcagatctctcttttgtctttgttgatacattcagatgaacaccgcaaagccttgatgaagattttgaatgagGCCTATGTTCCTGATAAGATCGCGGTAAACCACTTGGAAAAGAATACTAATAAGATTTTCGAGGCGAATAAgatcactttctcagatgatgaacttcctatggAGGGTATAGAACACAACCGAGCTCTTTATATCACAGTGAAGTGCAAGGATTCTGCTGTCTCGAGGGTACTGGTTGATAAAGGTTCTAGTGCAAATATTtgccctctgtccactttgcaaaagttgaagatcgGCACTGAAAGGATCCACATGAACAATGTATGTGTTCGACGCTTTGATGGGGGAGGGAAAGATTCTGTCGGTGATATAATGCTCGAATTGTCAATAGGGCCAAttgagttcactatggagttTCAAGTGCTAGATGTAGCTGTCTCCTATAACTTGTTGTTGGGCAGGCCCTGGATACATGCTGCCAAGGCAATCCCGTCTTCGctgcatcaaatggtaaagttcgaatgggaaaggcaggaaatagttgtgcacggtgatgagaacttatctgcttacaatgacacaactgttccatttattgaagttgaagatgaCAAAGGGCCTTGGGTTTACCAAACGTTCAAAACAGTGTCTGTCGAGAAGATTCCTGAAGGAGAATGCATTCCAGGTCCGAAGCTACCATCTGTGTCtgtcatggtagcaaatgaaatgttgaagaatggttttATGCCGGGCAAAGGCCTGGGTTCGTCTCTGCAGGGTATTGCACATCCGGTGTGTCCACGTGAAAGTTTCGGTACATTTGGTTTAGGATTCACACTCACAGGGAAGGACATGAAAAAGGctaaaaatttgaaaagaaaggcatg TTATTTTtatgctggtttcaatgacatgacatgcatgaggaattttcagccaaatcttaaaagccaatctaattcCGAAATAACAATCCAAGAAGTAGACTgtgatgatgaaacagaatatgatgaagaagcagcaTTTCAGGAAATCAATAGAGAACTAAATCACTTTGAAGAAAAACCCAGGCCTAATCTGAATGAAactgaagcaatcaatttaggagatcaaGATAATATCGGGGAAACtaagataagtgtgcatctggaaccacaaatcaaggaagaaataatcaaagcacTGTTTGAATATAGAGATGTTTTTGCACGatcgtatgatgacatgccgggtttgagcaCTGATTTGGTAGTTCATAAATTCCCAACTGATCCGGCATTCCCTCCAGTCAAGCAAAAGTTAAGGAAGTTCAAGACTGACATAAGTgtgaagatcaaagaagaaatcacaaagcagctagacgcaaaggtcattcgggtcactcgatatcccacttggttagctaatgtcgTGCCAGTACCACAGAATGATGGTAAGACCAGGGTCtgtgttgattatcgtgatctcaataaggcaagtccaaaagataactttccattaccgaacatccatattctgatcgacaattgtgccaagcataaTATTGGGTCTTTTATGGATTGCTACGCGGGATATCACCAGATCCTGATGGATaaggaagatgcagaaaagacagtattcatcacaccatgggggacatactgctaccgg ttgctgaagaagaatGCTGCGGTTAAGTGGACTAATGAGTGTCAGGAAGCATTTGATAATATTAAGAGTTACCT ATCGGTAGAATTCAGGCATATCcccaggattcataatgagattgTCGACGCCTTAGCTACTCTAGCGTCAATGTTACACCATCCAGATAAGACTTATGTCGACCCTCTGCATATCCAAGTCCATGATCAACGCCCTTATTGTAATGTGGTTAAAGAGGAAATTGATGGTGAACCTTGGTTCCATGATGTCAAAGAATACATCGAGTCGGGGATATATCCGGCACATGCCACAGgtgatcaaaagagaaccattcgacgtCTGGCTAGTGGATTTTTCTTTAGCAGAGGAATCTTGTACAAGAGGACTCCAGATCTGGGACTACTAAGGTGCATAGATGCTAAACAAGCTTCGACTATCATGGCTGAAGTACATGCTGGAGTTTGCGAGCCACATATGAGTGGTTATGTCTTGGCAAAGAATATTCTTCGAGCATgttattattggctcaccatggaacgtGATTGCATCAGCTTTGTTCGTAAGTGTCATCAATTCCAGGTGcacggtgatttgattcattcctCGCCATCTGAGTTACACACGATGTCTGCACCTTGGCCCTttgttgcttggggcatggatgtcattggaccaattgAGCCTGCAGCATCGAACgggcataggtttattctggtggccattgattactttaccaagtgggtcgaagctgtaactttcaagtccgtgaccaagaaggAAGTGGTAGATTTTGTTTATTCAAATATCATTTGCCGATTCGGAATTCCCAAGGTAATCATCACAGACAATGCGGCTAACCTCAAgagtcatttgatgaaagaggtatgccaacagtTCAAGATTATGCATCGAAACTCCACTCCGTATCGTCTTAAGGCAAACGGAGCCgttgaggctgctaacaagaacataaagaagatacttcgcaagatggtgcaaggttctaggcaatggcatgaaaagttgccctTTGCTTTACTGGGTTATCACACTACTATTCGCACTTCAGTaggtgcaactccttatttgctaGTGTATGGAACTGAGGCAGTCATACCTGCGGAAGTGGAGATTCCATCCCTTCGGATCGTTGCagaagctgaaattgatgatgatgagtgggtcaaaaGCCGGCTAGAGCagttgagtttgattgatgaaaaataa
- the LOC104113357 gene encoding uncharacterized protein encodes MPKPGPRPYECVRKAWHSDRHQPIRGSLIQEIFRIVNEIHGSATKKNKEWQEKLPIVVLRAEEILYSKANSEAEYMDLKTLWDRLRDAIDTIIRRDDSTESESRDLLQPCIEAALHLGCSPKRLSRSQRNSSPRYYLSPLTPESNSGNSHDKNRGNPIPSSPFFSKDHKFISATIKIPNPSSSEANKMFPFSTLKFPPSVGIQTLPMQTARASPNSCSMYPLYYGSQFEPSGHKFGSRRDPDSNAMLVDDNKRFAPRNPQSCNLNASNVASRADCEDVIGCDLSLRLGSFVVPCTSVDNTLPEKNKDGDICKLNDLTPQFNRGLSFFFKENADKNQLESSSRKTSSNGKNMKVASVLEKRKLVEDQQIYWPVKLPFTKFRS; translated from the exons ATGCCTAAACCTGGTCCAAGACCCTATGAATGTGTTAGGAAAGCTTGGCATAGTGATAGACACCAACCAATCAGAGGTTCCCTTATTCAAGAAATTTTCAg GATTGTGAATGAGATACATGGTTCAGCAACTAAGAAGAACAAGGAATGGCAAGAGAAGCTCCCTATAGTTGTCTTGAGAGCTGAGGAAATTTTGTATTCCAAGGCCAATTCTGAG GCTGAATATATGGATCTTAAAACTCTTTGGGATAGATTGCGTGATGCAATTGACACTATTATTAGAAGGGATGATAGTACTGAATCAGAATCTAGAGACCTCTTGCAACCTTGCATTGAAG CTGCTTTGCATTTGGGTTGCTCTCCAAAAAGATTATCAAGAAGCCAAAGGAACAGTTCTCCAAGATATTATCTAAGCCCTTTAACTCCAGAGTCTAACTCTGGAAATTCCCATGACAAAAATAGAGGAAATCCTATTCCTAGCAGTCCATTTTTCTCCAAAGATCATAAATTTATATCAGCCACAATAAAAATTCCAAACCCTTCTAGCTCAGAAGCTAACAAAATGTTTCCTTTCTCAACTCTGAAATTTCCTCCATCTGTTGGTATACAAACTTTGCCAATGCAGACTGCTCGTGCCTCGCCTAATTCTTGTTCTATGTATCCTTTGTATTACGGTTCTCAATTTGAACCTTCTGGTCACAAATTTGGCTCTAGACGTGATCCTGATTCAAATGCTATGCTTGTGGATGATAACAAGAGGTTTGCTCCAAGAAATCCTCAGTCATGTAACTTAAACGCTTCAAACGTAGCTTCTCGGGCAGATTGTGAAGATGTAATTGGGTGTGACTTATCGCTGCGTTTGGGTTCTTTTGTGGTTCCGTGCACTAGTGTTGACAACACTTTGCCTGAGAAGAACAAAGATGGTGATATATGCAAGTTGAATGATCTAACTCCACAATTCAACAGAGGTTTGTCTTTCTTCTTTAAGGAAAATGCTGATAAAAATCAGCTCGAATCATCTTCAAGAAAAACGAGCTCCAATGGAAAAAATATGAAAGTAGCGTCAGTTTTGGAAAAGCGAAAGCTCGTTGAGGATCAGCAGATTTATTGGCCGGTGAAGCTCCCTTTTACCAAGTTCAGGTCATAG